CGGCCCCTCCCCGCAGGACCTACTCGCTGCACCAGAAGGCTGATGGGGAGcccaaggtgctggggctgccccccaGGCCTGACCGGCGGCCCCAGCGGGAGAGCAGCGTGCCCTGGACCCCACGCCCCGAGCCCTTCAGCCCCACGGGCGAGGATGAGGTGTTCTCCCCATCGCTGAGCGAGACCAGCAGCCTCCGCTCGGAGAGCCTGGCTGGCACCAGCTCCCCTGAAGCCTCTCGGGTCCGCCCTGGGGTGACGGTGGTGCTGAGGGAGCCCCAAGCTCAGGCCAAGTGGAGCTGCCCTGATGGGTCTGACCGCACCATGTCCCCCTCCAGCGGCTACTCCAGCCAGAGCGGGACACCCACACTGCCCACCAAGGGGTTGGGACCgccagctgtgtccccaggcaAGTCTCAGCCCCAGAAGCCGGACAGGGTCTGCTCCTTGCAGTCGCCTGCGCTCTCTGTGtcctcctccctcacctccatctcctcctcGGCCTCGGACCCGACCCCCTCCGAGGCGCTGACCAGTCGCTCAGACCGGTTCATCATCCCGCCCCACCCCAAGGttcctgctcccttctccccacCACCCACTAAGCCCCAGCTGCCCCCGGTCCCCACCGgccccctccagccctcacaaACCCCCCCAGCGCCCAGCACTGCCGGCCAGGAGCCCTCGGCCAAGCCCAGTGGCAAGTCCCCACCACCATCACCGCCGCCTGCCTACCACCCGCCTCCTCCGCCGGCCAAGAAGGTGGAGGGGagcccccagagcagcagtgagcCCCCCACTGACACCGCCTGgcccccaccaccaccaccagccccTGAGGAGCACGACCTGTCCATGGCAGACTTCCCCCCTCCGGATGAATCCTATCTCTCCACCTTGGCCCCGGTGGACGGGCAGACAGCGACACCGAGCCCGGGGGCTGCATCTTCATCATCTCAACAGCAAAACCCCCCCACCGGGGTTCCACAGCCTCCGTGCCCTGCCGAACCCCTTCCTACACCCTCCGTGCCCCCACCGCCGCCGCCTCTCCCTCCACCCTCAGCTCTGGCCCTGCCACCCCAAATCAGCCTTAAGAAGGCGGCCAACGGCCCCCGGGCAGAAGCCAAGAAGGAGCCGATGTCGCGGAGCAAGAGCGGTCCCGCGGCCAAGGAGGACGCCAGCCTGCCCATCGTCACCCCGTCGCTGCTGCAGATGGTGAGGCTGCGCTCCGTCAGCGTGGAGCCcgcggctggagctggagccGGAGCCGGTGTCGAGGAGCGCCCGGCCCCCCAGAAGCCCGTCCGCCGCTCCCTGTCCACACGGCAGCCGCCTCCTGCCCAAGACACGGTGCCTTCCAACCAGCTCCACCACGCCGTGCACCTCAAGGCCGCCGCCTTGGCTTGTGGAGAGGCCTCGGAGAAGACGCAGGGCGGCCGagcagcccagcccggccccgagGGGCTCCCCGGGGATGGGCAGCTGTCCCCCAAGAACAAATCGCCGGCCTCCACCGCCAGCTTCATCTTCGCCAAGAGCTCCAGGAAGCTGGTGATCGAGACGGCCTCGTCCCCCGAAGCACAGGCTGACCTGAAGAGGAACTTGGTGGCGGAGCTGATGAATTTCTCCGGGCAGCGCTCGGCAGCTCCGGCTGCTGCCGCCTCACAGGGCCCCGGAAAGGCACAAACCCAGAGAAAACCTGGCAAGATCCCCCCTCCAGTAGCCAAGAAGCCTTCGCTTGGCTCGGGGCCAGCTCCTTCCCCAAAGGCACCAGAGGCAGAAGGCTTGGGCTCCCCGGTGCTGGACAGGGATGCCAAGGTGGAGGAGAGCAGGACTAAGAGCGAGCTGGCGGGGACAGAGGGCAGGAACGCCACGGAGCCGCCTGCTGAGAACCTCCCTGCACAAGGTATGTGGGGAGGGAGCCATGggatggtgctgctggaggttCAGGATCCTGAGCTCTACATTCCCAAGTGATACATTCCCAAGTTACAGACATCCAGCACGGGTGGCAGGACTGGGGGAAGCTGGGATTCAGGGTGGCTGATGGGATCTTCCCTCCTGCCTTGCAGATGGACGGGGAGAGACAGCCTGAAGGACAACACTGCAGGACTGGAGCTCCCATGGACAGGAATCCAAATCTCTCAGGGACCTGGGCAGGTCAACGGACGAGTGTGGAACTGGCAACTAACTTAATACAGGAAGCAAACAGCCTTAGCCTCCACGGCCTTGATGATATTTATGCAAAAATGGTGTTGGTTTCACTTTCCTAAGTACTAtagctttattttgctttttttttactggacTCGAGGCCCGTGCCCAGAGCCAGCATCTCCTCCCTGCCAAGCTGATGCTTGGTGTGGGTGTATGGAGTTGAGCAGCCACACCCAGAGGAATTTGGGGGCCGAAGACACCGGAGCTGGAGCCACAGCTGCTGGCCAGACAGGTCTGTGAGGAATGGAAGCACTTTGGACAAGGGAATGGGAAGGATTCGGCCACGACAGCGCCTAGGGAGATGCAAACAGGAACAGGAGGGAATGGAGGTGTTGGCTGGGAGGGACCAGGGCTTTGGCTTTTAATGGAAAGGCAAGAGGAGCTCATGGCCAGCACCAGCTCTGGCCACTCATCACTgcccagcaggaggaagggccTGGCTGCTCCTTGAGCTGGCCCTGGACTCTGAGGTAGAGCCTTGATTCTGTTTCTGTAAACTCGGGCCACATTTTGATTtgattgttaaaaaaaaaaaaaaaaaacaaccaaccaaaactaaactaaaaccaaacgaaacaacaaaccaaactaaaccaaaccaaaagcaACCGACTCTCTGCCGCCGAGtagctgctcagagctctgtaCCTGGCTGGTAAAAATTACAACAGAAGCTTGCTGCCTCCTGTTCTTCCTGGTTTATGGTTGCAGGTCCCTTCTGGGTGGTGCTGAGCTCCAGGAACACCCTTGGGCTGGCTCCCAGCACCAGCGCCCAGTAAAactccagagcagagctggctgccagctccccTGGACAGACAGGCACAGCCACGTGCAGTCAGCTCAACATTTTATTGGGTTTATGACAGACAGATGGTTCCCGAGTCAGTGTTTAAGGCCCACACCCCCCACGGGCTTGGGATAGCCCCACGGGTGCTGCCTGGGCTCCTGGCCAAAGAGCAGCACCAGTGGCCACAGTGctgggtgggctgggggtggagcaggggatggggtTTGCTaggctgtccccagctctggtAGCAGCAACACAAGGTTGGAGAAGCAGCTTTTCCCTTCTGCCCTCGCCACAGCACCCACACAGGCCACCCCAGTGGGCACGGAGTCCAGtccatggcacagcagggagtCAAGGCCATGGGGATGAGTCACATGAGTCCCTTGGGTGTGGTGGCACCTCCAGTCCCCAGAGGCCCAGGGGGATGCTGGAGGCAGCTCCCAGGGTGAGAGGCTGCAAGTTCAGTCCCAGAGAcccccaggctgagcccctcaACTGGGGCACTGGTGGGGAGATGACTGGGAGGAGCCTGGCCGAGGTGCAGGAGtcaggcaggaggcagcagaacAGCCCTGGCACTTGTTAGCTGATGCTGCCACCCTTCAGGCTTTTACAGGACACTGTCCCCAGCTTGGTCAGGAAGTTTCTTTGCTTCCACTGTGCGACACAATCCTCAGAGATGTGGAAATCAGCCTGGGGAGCAGAACAGAGTCAGGTCAACCCTGGGAAGGCTCATCTCCACAGTTTTGCTGCCAGTAACACCGAGGAGGCAAACAGCCCATCTGGGGTCACCCAGAGGTGGGGACAGCGTGGCCCTGCTGGATGGAACTCCAGCCACTCCCAACCGTTCCCAGTCCTCACCTGCAACTTCTCAAAGACCTTTTTCTTGGGCTTGAGCTCCTCGTCGGGCTCCCCACCCTCGTAGCCCTCCACGTAGACACGCTCCCCGGCACAGCACCCGGCTGGGGGATCCAGGGGTTCCACCTGACGGGGCTCCCCAACGCTAAGGAGAGGTGTGGATACACCGGAGTCACCCCAGAGTCACCCCAGCTGCCCCTCAGCACCCTGAGGCATGagggatgctccagcccctgtgtcccctctgtcctcACCTAGAGGCACACAGCACCATGCCCTGCGACTCCACCCCCCTCATCTTCTGGGGTTTGAGGTTGCAGAGCAGCACCACGAGtctgtcctgcagctgctccttgggGACAAAGTGCACCAGGCCACTGACCACGGTGCGGGGCTCGGCCTCGCCCACGTCGATCTTCTCCACGTACAGGCTGTCAGCATCTGGGTGCTGCCAGGGGaaacagggatgggaatggggtggCAGAGAAGGTGGCAACCCCTCCAGGCACACCCCAAATGTTACCACACGGGAAGGTTGGTCCCTTCTCCCCATACCTTTTCCACACTGATCACTTTGCCGACACGGATATCCAGCCGGGATGGGACCACGTCCTCTGGCTCTGAGTTCTTGGTGCCCTtctctccaggctctgcagagtGAACAGAATGGTGACAACACTCAGCACAAACCCAGGGAGATGCTCAGGCCCTGGGGGGAGGAATTCCCTGCAGGGAATTCCATGCTTGTCCCTATACCAGAGAGCAgagtccctcctgtgctggctCTCCTCACCTTTCCCAATGTTCTCCATAGATGTATTTGAGTCTGGAGCTTCAGAAGTTTTCTCTAACCTCAGCTCCTGGAGGGACTCTGTCCCACTCATCCCTGCATGGCGAGGGCCCCATTTCCCTGAGCTCCCACGGCCCCACTTCCCtgggctcccagcccctccttaCTGGCTTTGGATGGGGTGGGATACgcagcactgctcagctgcttcagCTCTGGGCAGTTGAATTTCTCTCTGATGGGGTCAAGCAGTTTGTTCAGGGCCACTTCCACAGAATTCTTCAGGTCTCCAGGGTGCACAACCTGTGTCAGGACAAAGATGTTCCTGTCTGAGGTCATAGGTGGGAACTGGAGACCAAACAGGGTGGGAAGATGAATCCTAAACCCTTGACCTGATTCCCCTTGGGCATCAGAAGTTTCTGGACGCTTCTGCCTCCAGCCTCTGCTggaaagagctgggaagggaagagctggaaactgctgctctgctccaggatgTGGCTGATGTGGTGCTGTCCTGACCTCACACCCTTCACTCATCCTTGGGAACATCCCACACTATCAGGCCACACTCCACACCTCTTCCCAGGGCAGATTTCCAtctcccagcactcccagatTACTCCCAGGAACCTCAGGCAGAAGGCTCAGCTCCTCCCAGCACTCACCTGCTCAGCAAAGTCCTTCTCCAGGGCTTCGTAGGCCGTGTAGGTTTTGtttcctccccatttttcctctcGCAGGACCACAAACTCTGGGACAAAAACAGGTTTTAAAGCACAGATGAACTCAAGGCTCAAATTAACCACTCACCTCACCCTTCCCAAGAGCAGGGACTGTGCAGGTGGCACTCAGGGACAGCCTTGTTTCAGGGGACACACTCCTGTCCCCTCTTATCCATGCCTGAGCGTGGCGAGCCCCTCACCTGACTTGAGGGGGAAGAGCACGTGCTTGATGAAGGAGAGGACACCATTGTTCTCCACATTCCCTGGCTCACAGAAAGCcttcttcagctttttcttcacGTCCTCCTTGCGGTCCAGAAGATCAATCTTGGAGTCCTGCAGCAAGAGATTTTCTCAGCCCTTCACCCAAACTTTTGCCCAGAAAACTCATGCTGGATTTGCTGCACCTTCTTAAAACCTCATGAGTGGGGAGGGAGAGATCACCTTGCCTGGGGTGGTTCCCTCTCAGCCCCCAGCTACCAACCTGTCCCCTCAGAGCCCCCTGAGCAAAGCCAAACCCAGGACCAACCTCTTCTGACGAGCTCATCTTGCTGCCTGTCAGCCCAGGAACCATCGGGTTCATCAAATGGATGCGCTTGGCATAGCCCAGGGAAGGGAGGTACTGGGAAAACACAAGGAGGCAAGTCAGAGACTACCCTAAATCAGATGTAATTCACAATCCCTGTTTGCTCCTGGCTCCAGATAACTTTGGGATCTGGGATAACAGGACCCAGGAAGGGAAGAGTCACAGCCAGGGATGTGTGGCTACAAGGGAgcaagggagcagcagcagcacagagagctgtgACATCAATCACAATCCCACACACTTCTCCCAATGGATCTGGGAAAGGCCAAGCTCTCCCTCAGACCCCAGTCTGGCAGAAATCCCCCCATTCCTGACCTTCTCTGCGAAGGTGAAGATCTTCCTCTGATCCACCCCTCCAAACTGCGCGTCCACCTTGAGATATTCCTCATCCAGCGCCTGTGGAGAGACACAGAGCCTCAATGCCAGACCCAAAACAGTCCTGGCCtgtccctcagcctctcctgggccactcccagccagggaaggaTGAGAACATTCCAGACTGTTTGctggaacagcagctctgtgctcaggcCAGGCTTTGTGCCACTGCCAGGTGTGACATTTGTGTGGACAACAACGACCTTGACACTCAGCCCCAAACACCTCCATGGCCTTGGCTCTGCCAGCACCTCCCTGAACACCACACCTGCCTCACCTGCAGGCCTGGGTAGAGCAAACCACTCAGCAAGGGATGCTCCACCTGCTTCACCACCTCTGCCCCTGCCTTCTTGGCATCGTGCTGTGTCACCACGGAGGAGAGCCGGTACACGTCCAGCGTGTACTCCCTGTGGGAGGGACAGCATTGTCACCACTGGGCATGGGGACAGCTctgagagctgctcctggccaCACTGAGAGGGGACAAAGCCTGGAGGCACCTCCAGAGACTCAGGAtaagcagagctgcaggtaaGACTCTCCTTGGATGCCCAGGACTCACTTGCTGAGCTGGTAATCAGTGCCCCGCACAAATCTGAGCTTCTCCAGGGGCACCCCGATGCTCTCCAGCATGGCTTTGATGACGTGCTCGTAGTAGCGGGTgcgcagctccagcagctcccagggagctTTCATGTTGTCCAGGTAAGCGTGGAGGTCGGCAAAGAGGATTGTCACCTAGCACAGGAGACAAGAGGTGTCACCTGGGTCAGGGGAACCATCCCCGCTCACGAAGCTGATGGTGACAGCACGGCGACAATGCCCCACCTCACAGCCAGCCTTCAGAAAATCTGCGATCTTGGACATGGGTACAAAATAGGCCACGTGGGGCTTGCCCGTGGTGGCGGTCCCCCAGTAGATCTTCAGCTCTCGCTCCTTCAGGATGGCCATGAGCTTGTCCTCGCCCAGCACCTCCTGTGAGAggccaaaacacacacacagctgtcagggctgggacacagcgGCAGCGAGGTGGGCAGGACAAACCCCGCTGGGTGCCTGGGCTTCACACACGGCGTGTCTCGGAGCTGATCCCCGGGGCTTGCTCTGCCTCAGATCCCTCCCTCCCCGCCTCCCCATGCCCTGATCCTGCCCCGTTCCCCCCTCTCGGACCCCAATCCTGCCGTATTCCCCTCGATCCAGCCGCGATCCCCCCGGTATCTGGACCCCATCCTGCCACAATCGCCCCCGCCCCGGCGCCGATCCAACCTCAATCAACCCAGCCTCAATCAACCCAGCCTCAATTCCCCCTCCCGACCCCGATCCAGCCCCGCTCAGATATCCCCGCTCATCCcccccggcccagccccggCCATATCCGCCTCCCGGTACCTGCAGGTTCCGCGTGATGAGCTGATACTTCTCCTGCGGGCCGGGCGCGGGCTCCATAGCGGCGGCTGTAGGGGAGAACACACCATTACCAGAGCCGCGGTACCCCCCGAAGCTCCCCGGTTCTTCCCCGGTTCCCCCGCCCGGTCCCACCGACCTGCCCCGGGTTGCATCAGCCCCGCTCGGCGCTCGATTGCCGCGCCTGGCATTACCGAGCACCGAGCTGCCGATGCAACGAGCGGGAAGGAGGGGTCGCGCTCCTCCAATCAGAGAGCGCCTCGCGCCGTCGGAGGCCCGCGCTCCGCCAATCAGGGAGGGTCTCGAGCTCGTGGTAGGCGTGGCCTTGGCGCCGTTAAGATGGCGGCGGGTGAGCGCCCTTTCCGCCAGGCCTGGCCGGGCCTCGGCCGCTGCTTTGTCTCAGCGAAACTTAATTTGTCCTCGtttattttgggggatttttacCCCTTTTTTAGCGGGGCTCGGAGAGCTCCCCGTGGTCGGATGGGCCGGGAGGAGGAgccgggggcggggcgggctTGGCCCCGCCTTGGGGCGGTGCCGTTGAGGCGCCGGTTGGACGGTGCCCGCTGAGGGGCGGGCGGGTCCGTGACGGAGAGAGGCGAGGGTGGTGTTACCTTCAATGCCTTCGGTGAATGGAGGGTGGGGCTTTAGCGCCTGATGAGGTTTTAACctgagcagggaaaggttcCAGGGTGACCCAGCTGCAGGTTTTTAGTGCCTAAACGGGTTCCAAGAGTGCTGGAAAGGGATGTGGGACAAGGTCCTGGAGagatgggacaagggggaatggcttcccactgccacggggagatgggattttgggaaaaaattcctctctgtgagagtggtgaggccctggaatGGGATTCCCAGAGAatttgtggctgccccatctctggaagtgtccaagaccaggttggagaaacctgggacagtggaagatgtccctgccctggTGTGGGTGGCACTGGATAAGCTttatgtcccttccaacccaaaccatttggGGATTCCATGGTAGGAGCTGAATTAGACTACCACACTCCATGGGACTTAATCCAGATGTGttcttgtgctggttttgtgcaCACACATCTGATTCCTGAGATATTTTTTCCCTACAGCACAATTTTGAAAGTGtccattttcattatttagGCATAATGACATGAGGAAGCAGCAGAATTGCCCAGGTTTCATTCCTGGAGTGTGTAACCctccctttttaaaaacagtagcCAAGACAAAAGACATTCCTTTACATCCTTGCTCAAAGAGGACAGGAAATACCTTTCCTTAGTCTAAATTCCCCTGCTGGGTGAGAGTCAAGTGCAGGGCTTTCAGGTCCAAAGATTCCTTTTGGGATGAATCCTCACTCTGAGGGGAAACAGGGTTTGTTTGTGAATACTTTGGAACTATTGAATTTCACAAGAAGGTTCTTTATCTGATGATCTTGGATTATAATGAGGATTCTGTGTGAGTGTCTCAGTGACTAATTCCCTGACAGGGTTCCTCTTCCTTTGCTCAGCTTTTCCCAACccaaaaaaagattattttaaaatgtgtttatttatcTCTAAAAGGGCCAGAGGTGGAGGATTTGTAGGTTTTATTTAATGCCTCAAACGTGTTTTGCAGTTTAAAGCTGTAATTTGGGATTCCTGGGGTCTGCTGTGAGGGCCTGGCAGCAGTTTGGGACCAGAGTGCACAGCCTGAGGGGGTTTCCTATCACTGGGATTTCTACTGGTGCTGCTTGAGGGAACACTGGGGTGAAGGATTGGTTGGGACCTAAGACAGTCAAGAACGGAGATCAAATGGTGGTGGTCTTCCCTTCCCTGTTAAATTCCAGCATTCTGGGGATAATGCTGAGTTCCTTTCACTGAGGATGTCACTTTTGCTGGCAGGTTGGAGCTGACTCCTGCAGGTTCCTCCTCTGGAAGGGCCACCAGATCAAAGGCCACCAGCAGCAGATGAGCCTCTagagctggaagcagagctccaggaagccatgggagacagttcccctccttcccctgggTTCTGTCAGGGATTCAGGCAGAACCCAGTCCCCAGGGCCAAGAGGCTGTCAGATCCCACGGTGCAGGTGCAGACCCTGCAGTCAGCTAAGAAAGCCTGCATGCTGAGCCGTGGCTGCAGCACTCCAGATCCAGCAGGGAATCCTCTGTTCCCTTCCCCAGGCTCTGGCTGCTCCCTTTTTCCAGATAAGAGTGGCCAGGATGAGCTTGGTACCAGTTTTTCTGTGTCCAGATACGACGACGTGGCCATTTCCCTGGACATCAGCAGGTGCTTCGATGACAGTGAGCTGGATGActccctgctggagctgtcaGGCAGCGAGAAAGGGAATTCTCCCTTTGATTACACTGAGGAAGAGATCCAGGAAATCCTGGCAGATGATTCCATGGAagctgagaagcagcagcacctcaCTGGTGAAAGCCACATGAACCAAAGTGCGAGCGGGGAGAGCGACAAGGCCAAGAGCAGTGGCTGCACCATGGGGACATCTGTCAGTGAGGCGGCCTCAGAGGTCACAGAGGAGCCAAAGGGACCCCAGGGGCATCCCTCAGGCAGCTCTGTGTGTAATCTTGGCTTTTTGACTGCTCTGGATGgggcccagctgcagcaggagctggacctTGACCTACAGGAGCTGTTGAACCTAAGCCCGTTCGCTGCCGCCTGCTCCGATGAGGCTCTGGAGGAAAATAACCTGGAAAGAGAAACTTTGGATGCAATGATAGATGATTGCTTGGGATAttccacagctgctgggaggtgCATTCCTGAAAAGTCCTCAGAAGGGGTGCTGCCTGAAGGTCAGGAAAGCCTGGATCAGGATTGCCCAGGAAGATCCGTGCCCTCATCCGACCTTCCCCGTGGCCAGAGCACAGGGGATGAGAATCCAGCATCTGTGTTACCACCAAAAAAAGAAC
Above is a genomic segment from Cinclus cinclus chromosome 26, bCinCin1.1, whole genome shotgun sequence containing:
- the YARS1 gene encoding tyrosine--tRNA ligase, cytoplasmic gives rise to the protein MQPGAAAAMEPAPGPQEKYQLITRNLQEVLGEDKLMAILKERELKIYWGTATTGKPHVAYFVPMSKIADFLKAGCEVTILFADLHAYLDNMKAPWELLELRTRYYEHVIKAMLESIGVPLEKLRFVRGTDYQLSKEYTLDVYRLSSVVTQHDAKKAGAEVVKQVEHPLLSGLLYPGLQALDEEYLKVDAQFGGVDQRKIFTFAEKYLPSLGYAKRIHLMNPMVPGLTGSKMSSSEEDSKIDLLDRKEDVKKKLKKAFCEPGNVENNGVLSFIKHVLFPLKSEFVVLREEKWGGNKTYTAYEALEKDFAEQVVHPGDLKNSVEVALNKLLDPIREKFNCPELKQLSSAAYPTPSKAKPGEKGTKNSEPEDVVPSRLDIRVGKVISVEKHPDADSLYVEKIDVGEAEPRTVVSGLVHFVPKEQLQDRLVVLLCNLKPQKMRGVESQGMVLCASSVGEPRQVEPLDPPAGCCAGERVYVEGYEGGEPDEELKPKKKVFEKLQADFHISEDCVAQWKQRNFLTKLGTVSCKSLKGGSIS
- the NHSL3 gene encoding uncharacterized protein KIAA1522 homolog; the encoded protein is MGNAHRKRSPAGTKPGSSWPFGRAGKPRAGAAKGEGEKRLSVQYTVGEECPDNVFFPSTRPPHLEELHNQAQQGLKSLQHQEKQKQTKSAWDHGDTSSLQSCASLEDDSLSIRSRAASCATDSTSEDALSIRSEMIQRKGSTFRPHDSFPKSSERAGKKRKERRTTVLGIPQHVHKELALRNSHGARGHPEGRGDSQAVQPLLNGGQVSGDAVRIPTIDGKLQPLPAPGGARVCLGVLEETDAALQKHINRVYYDDSLLGRKTAAKLSPMVRPKSLAVPGMTTYANPPEMLVGPVMSISPQGTYMSKIIPNAILPPMVDVVALTRSSVRTLSRCSLVSSSPASVRSLSRFSERSARSREPSSSSDNWSHSQSTETIVSNSSTISSQGGCDHRQPEAGPHGEVDAAARSDTDQISIYSSTSFASSCSKPAAGLAPVAPGLLAVGSGRTSPAYSTSSQADGSDTASLASERSSTRSVSLRKMKKPPAPPRRTYSLHQKADGEPKVLGLPPRPDRRPQRESSVPWTPRPEPFSPTGEDEVFSPSLSETSSLRSESLAGTSSPEASRVRPGVTVVLREPQAQAKWSCPDGSDRTMSPSSGYSSQSGTPTLPTKGLGPPAVSPGKSQPQKPDRVCSLQSPALSVSSSLTSISSSASDPTPSEALTSRSDRFIIPPHPKVPAPFSPPPTKPQLPPVPTGPLQPSQTPPAPSTAGQEPSAKPSGKSPPPSPPPAYHPPPPPAKKVEGSPQSSSEPPTDTAWPPPPPPAPEEHDLSMADFPPPDESYLSTLAPVDGQTATPSPGAASSSSQQQNPPTGVPQPPCPAEPLPTPSVPPPPPPLPPPSALALPPQISLKKAANGPRAEAKKEPMSRSKSGPAAKEDASLPIVTPSLLQMVRLRSVSVEPAAGAGAGAGVEERPAPQKPVRRSLSTRQPPPAQDTVPSNQLHHAVHLKAAALACGEASEKTQGGRAAQPGPEGLPGDGQLSPKNKSPASTASFIFAKSSRKLVIETASSPEAQADLKRNLVAELMNFSGQRSAAPAAAASQGPGKAQTQRKPGKIPPPVAKKPSLGSGPAPSPKAPEAEGLGSPVLDRDAKVEESRTKSELAGTEGRNATEPPAENLPAQDGRGETA